A stretch of the Bubalus kerabau isolate K-KA32 ecotype Philippines breed swamp buffalo chromosome 11, PCC_UOA_SB_1v2, whole genome shotgun sequence genome encodes the following:
- the LGALSL gene encoding galectin-related protein — protein sequence MAGSVADSDAVVKLDDGHLNNSLGSPVQADVYFPRLIVPFCGHIKGGMRPGKKVLVMGIVDLNPESFAISLTCGDSEDPPADVAIELKAVFTDRQLLRNSCISGERGEEQSAIPYFPFIPDQPFRVEILCEHPRFRVFVDGHQLFDFYHRIQTLSAIDTIKINGDLQITKLG from the exons ATGGCGGGGTCGGTGGCCGACAGCGATGCAGTGGTG AAACTAGATGATGGGCATTTAAACAACTCCTTGGGCTCTCCAGTTCAAGCCGACGTGTACTTCCCACGACTG ATCGTGCCATTTTGTGGGCACATTAAAGGTGGCATGAGACCAGGCAAGAAGGTGTTAGTAATGGGCATTGTAGACCTCAACCCAGAAAG cttTGCAATCAGCTTGACCTGTGGTGATTCAGAAGATCCTCCTGCCGACGTGGCAATTGAACTCAAAGCAGTGTTCACAGACCGACAGCTACTCAGAAATTCTTGTATATCTGGGGAAAGGGGTGAAGAACAGTCAGCGATCCCTTACTTCCCATTCATCCCAGACCAGCCATTCAGG gtgGAAATCCTTTGTGAGCACCCACGTTTTAGAGTGTTTGTGGATGGACACCAACTTTTTGATTTTTACCACCGCATTCAAACGTTATCTGCAATCGACACCATAAAGATCAACGGAGACCTCCAGATCACTAAGCTTGGCTGA